In Microbacterium sp. SLBN-146, one genomic interval encodes:
- a CDS encoding metallopeptidase family protein has protein sequence MRPPLPPLDTRVERFDLAVGTAAEFLRSAWTELRDVSFEIADMPLGPDPDGIPRWRVLTAEKRIIMFRIPIERLSHPHRDDDLHRRMIVESAVFRAAAQYLDRDPWDLGPERFRF, from the coding sequence GTGAGACCACCCCTGCCGCCTCTGGACACACGCGTCGAACGCTTCGACCTCGCCGTCGGCACGGCCGCCGAATTCCTGCGGTCGGCGTGGACGGAGCTGCGCGACGTGAGCTTCGAGATCGCCGACATGCCCCTCGGGCCAGACCCCGACGGGATCCCCCGTTGGCGCGTCCTGACGGCCGAGAAGCGCATCATCATGTTCCGCATCCCGATCGAGCGACTGAGCCACCCCCACCGCGACGACGACCTGCATCGCCGCATGATCGTCGAAAGTGCGGTGTTCCGCGCCGCTGCGCAGTATCTCGACCGCGATCCGTGGGATCTCGGTCCGGAGCGCTTCCGATTCTGA
- the katG gene encoding catalase/peroxidase HPI, whose product MSHIDDSATGIGNNPTDIDQSVTDIDTPVDERADGETRPSPNPDDATCPVVHGQPHPTSGSANRVWWPNQLNIKILAKNPAVRNPLGEDFDYRAAFESLDLAAVKADIADTLTTSQDWWPADFGHYGPLMIRMAWHSAGTYRVTDGRGGGGAGQQRFAPLNSWPDNVSLDKARRILWPVKKKYGQSLSWADLMILAGNVALESMGFETFGFGGGRPDVWEPDDDVYWGPETTWLGDERYSGDRELEKPLAAVQMGLIYVNPEGPNGNPDPLASARDIRETFGRMGMNDEETVALIAGGHTFGKTHGAAPDTNVEDNPEAAGLENQGLGWKNNFGTGKGDDTITSGLEVTWTYHPTRWDNEFFHILYAYEWELMRSPGGGHQWRPINGGGADMVPMAHSSGRREPRMLTSDLALRMDPAYDEVSRRFKDDPVAFGDAFARAWFKLTHRDMGPIARYLGPEVPTEELIWQDPVPAVDHALIDDADAANLKAQVLDSGLTVAELVATTWAAASTFRGSDKRGGVNGARIRLSPQKDWSVNKPEQLARVLGVLEGIQASFNEGRTDGKKVSLADLIVLAGNAGVEKAAADAGVQAHVVFHPGRTDASQEQTDDVSFSFLEPAADGFRNYQGPLASMPAEYHLLDRANLLTLTAPEMTVLVGGLRVLGANWDDSAYGVFTDRPGVLTNDFFVNLLDLGTTWKPLDPGSHAFQGTRDGSGEVFGRGTRVDLLFGSNSELRALAEVYASDDAHEKFVRDFVEAWGKVTELDRFDLR is encoded by the coding sequence ATGAGCCACATCGACGACAGCGCGACAGGCATCGGCAACAACCCGACCGACATCGATCAGTCGGTCACCGACATCGACACTCCCGTCGACGAGCGTGCCGACGGCGAGACGCGTCCGAGCCCGAACCCCGACGACGCGACCTGCCCCGTCGTCCACGGACAGCCGCACCCGACCAGCGGGTCGGCGAACCGCGTCTGGTGGCCCAACCAGCTCAACATCAAGATCCTCGCGAAGAACCCCGCGGTGCGTAACCCGCTGGGGGAGGACTTCGACTACCGGGCAGCCTTCGAGTCGCTCGATCTCGCCGCCGTCAAGGCCGACATCGCCGACACCCTCACGACGAGCCAGGACTGGTGGCCCGCCGACTTCGGTCACTACGGCCCCCTCATGATCCGCATGGCGTGGCACAGCGCCGGAACGTACCGCGTCACGGACGGCCGCGGAGGCGGCGGTGCCGGACAGCAGCGCTTCGCCCCCCTCAACAGCTGGCCCGACAACGTGAGCCTCGACAAGGCGCGCCGCATCCTGTGGCCCGTCAAGAAGAAGTACGGTCAGTCGCTCTCGTGGGCCGACCTCATGATCCTCGCTGGCAACGTCGCGCTCGAGTCGATGGGGTTCGAGACCTTCGGCTTCGGCGGCGGTCGTCCCGACGTCTGGGAGCCCGACGACGACGTGTACTGGGGTCCCGAGACGACGTGGCTCGGCGACGAGCGTTACTCGGGCGACCGCGAGCTCGAGAAGCCCCTCGCAGCCGTGCAGATGGGTCTCATCTACGTCAACCCCGAGGGTCCCAACGGCAACCCCGATCCGCTCGCCTCGGCGCGCGACATCCGCGAGACGTTCGGTCGCATGGGGATGAACGACGAGGAGACCGTCGCCCTCATCGCCGGCGGTCACACGTTCGGAAAGACCCACGGCGCCGCACCCGACACGAACGTCGAGGACAACCCCGAAGCGGCGGGTCTCGAAAATCAGGGTCTCGGCTGGAAGAACAACTTCGGCACAGGGAAGGGCGATGACACGATCACGTCGGGCCTCGAGGTGACGTGGACGTATCACCCCACCCGCTGGGACAACGAGTTCTTCCACATCCTGTACGCCTACGAGTGGGAGCTCATGCGCAGTCCGGGTGGGGGACACCAGTGGCGTCCCATCAACGGCGGCGGAGCCGACATGGTGCCGATGGCGCACTCGTCGGGTCGCCGCGAGCCGCGCATGCTCACGAGTGACCTCGCCCTTCGGATGGACCCGGCCTACGACGAGGTCTCGCGCCGCTTCAAGGACGACCCCGTCGCGTTCGGCGACGCCTTCGCCCGTGCATGGTTCAAGCTGACGCACCGCGACATGGGACCGATCGCCCGCTACCTCGGACCCGAGGTGCCGACGGAGGAGCTCATCTGGCAGGACCCCGTACCCGCCGTCGACCACGCGCTGATCGACGACGCGGATGCCGCGAACCTCAAGGCGCAGGTGCTCGATTCGGGCCTCACGGTCGCCGAGCTCGTCGCGACGACGTGGGCCGCGGCCTCGACGTTCCGCGGCAGCGACAAGCGCGGCGGCGTGAACGGTGCCCGCATCCGCCTGTCGCCGCAGAAGGACTGGTCGGTCAACAAGCCCGAGCAGCTCGCTCGCGTGCTCGGCGTTCTCGAGGGCATCCAGGCGTCCTTCAACGAGGGGCGCACCGACGGCAAGAAGGTCTCGCTCGCCGATCTCATCGTGCTCGCCGGCAACGCGGGCGTCGAGAAGGCGGCAGCGGATGCCGGAGTGCAGGCGCACGTCGTCTTCCACCCGGGCCGTACGGATGCGTCGCAGGAGCAGACCGACGATGTGTCGTTCTCGTTCCTCGAGCCGGCGGCGGACGGCTTCCGCAACTACCAGGGTCCGCTCGCCTCGATGCCGGCCGAGTACCACCTGCTCGACCGCGCCAACCTCCTGACGCTCACGGCTCCCGAGATGACGGTGCTCGTGGGAGGCCTCCGCGTCCTCGGTGCGAACTGGGACGACTCGGCCTACGGCGTCTTCACCGACCGTCCGGGCGTGCTCACGAACGACTTCTTCGTGAACCTCCTCGACCTCGGCACGACGTGGAAGCCTCTCGATCCCGGGTCGCACGCCTTCCAGGGCACGCGCGACGGCTCCGGTGAGGTCTTCGGACGCGGGACGCGCGTCGACCTGCTGTTCGGATCGAACTCCGAGCTGCGTGCGCTGGCCGAGGTCTATGCCTCCGATGACGCGCACGAGAAGTTCGTCCGCGACTTCGTGGAGGCGTGGGGCAAGGTCACGGAGCTCGATCGGTTCGACCTGCGCTGA
- a CDS encoding aquaporin, with product MTDTPSTEPTTANKLVAEALGTFLLVFGSIGTALFAADFGTGAAGTSLGVGFVGVALAFGLTLMAGIYAWGGISGGHFNPAVTLGLAAAGRFAWKDAPGYIIAQIVGGAVGTTLIVLIGIFGPADWLSQAQAGGFASNGYGDGAFGSPGGFGLGAAIIAEVLFTAIFVLVILGVTNARRGNGNVAGLSIGLTLTVIHLASIPIDNTSVNPARSIATAIYGGIDPLAQLWVFIVFPLVGGILAGWLHRALFEPTKLPTIQSEGRVR from the coding sequence ATGACGGACACACCCAGTACCGAGCCGACCACGGCCAACAAACTGGTCGCCGAAGCGCTCGGCACCTTCCTGCTCGTCTTCGGGTCGATCGGCACGGCGCTCTTCGCCGCCGACTTCGGCACGGGTGCCGCGGGGACATCGCTCGGCGTCGGCTTCGTCGGGGTCGCGCTCGCCTTCGGCCTGACGCTCATGGCCGGCATCTACGCGTGGGGCGGGATCTCGGGAGGCCACTTCAATCCGGCCGTCACGCTCGGTCTCGCCGCGGCGGGCCGCTTCGCTTGGAAGGACGCGCCCGGCTACATCATCGCGCAGATCGTGGGTGGCGCCGTCGGCACGACCCTGATCGTGCTGATCGGCATCTTCGGACCCGCTGACTGGCTGTCACAGGCGCAGGCGGGGGGATTCGCGAGCAACGGATACGGTGACGGCGCCTTCGGGTCCCCGGGCGGATTCGGCCTCGGCGCCGCCATCATCGCCGAAGTGCTCTTCACGGCCATCTTCGTCCTCGTGATCCTCGGCGTGACGAACGCACGACGCGGCAACGGAAACGTCGCGGGCCTCTCGATCGGGCTGACGCTCACCGTCATCCACCTCGCATCGATCCCGATCGACAACACGTCCGTGAACCCGGCGCGTTCGATCGCGACGGCCATCTACGGTGGGATCGACCCACTGGCTCAGCTGTGGGTCTTCATCGTCTTCCCGCTCGTCGGCGGCATCCTCGCCGGATGGCTCCACCGCGCGCTCTTCGAGCCGACGAAGCTCCCGACGATCCAGAGCGAGGGCCGCGTGCGCTGA
- a CDS encoding DUF3499 family protein, translated as MRERLCSKVACAREAVTTLTFDYGDQMAALGPLGGGTDPHAHDLCAIHTDRLSVPKGWVVVRHETLRV; from the coding sequence ATGCGCGAGAGACTGTGTTCCAAGGTGGCATGCGCCCGCGAGGCGGTGACGACCCTCACGTTCGACTACGGCGACCAGATGGCGGCGCTGGGTCCCCTGGGCGGGGGGACGGATCCGCACGCGCACGACCTCTGCGCCATCCACACCGATCGACTTTCCGTGCCCAAGGGGTGGGTCGTCGTCCGCCACGAGACGTTGCGGGTCTGA
- a CDS encoding RDD family protein — MTSPAARIVTIHQDEILTGEAVALDVQPIGFFLRALGTVIDMIAGLILLALFSLAATFLLGIDLIADSAGRIVAIALVVIVIVVIPTAVETFTRGRSLGKLAVGGRIVRTDGGASGFRQALIRALVGVLELWFTFGAVAALVGAFTPRSQRLGDLLAGTYSERTRTPALPAPAPGLPPALAEWATVADVARLPERLSRRIAHFARQASGLDPAARARVAASLADECLPFVSPVPPVDPETFVCGVAAIRRDRELRALVLETERVERLTAG; from the coding sequence ATGACGTCGCCCGCGGCCCGTATCGTCACGATCCATCAGGACGAGATCCTGACGGGCGAGGCCGTCGCGCTGGACGTGCAGCCGATCGGGTTCTTCCTCCGCGCACTCGGAACCGTCATCGACATGATCGCGGGACTCATCCTCCTGGCGCTGTTCTCGCTCGCGGCGACCTTCCTTCTGGGCATCGATCTCATCGCCGACTCCGCTGGCCGGATCGTCGCGATCGCCCTCGTCGTGATCGTGATCGTCGTGATCCCGACGGCGGTCGAGACCTTCACGCGGGGGCGGAGCCTCGGCAAGCTCGCGGTTGGAGGCCGTATCGTCCGCACCGACGGCGGAGCGAGCGGGTTCCGTCAGGCGCTCATCCGGGCCCTCGTCGGCGTCCTCGAGCTCTGGTTCACCTTCGGCGCGGTCGCCGCGCTCGTCGGCGCTTTCACTCCGCGCTCGCAGCGGCTCGGCGACCTCCTTGCGGGGACATACTCCGAGCGCACGCGGACCCCCGCCCTCCCCGCGCCGGCACCCGGGCTTCCGCCGGCGCTCGCGGAGTGGGCGACCGTCGCCGATGTGGCGCGGCTCCCGGAACGCCTCTCGCGGCGCATCGCGCACTTCGCGCGTCAGGCGTCGGGCCTCGACCCCGCCGCGCGGGCGCGCGTTGCGGCATCCCTCGCCGACGAGTGCCTCCCGTTCGTCTCTCCCGTCCCGCCCGTCGACCCGGAGACGTTCGTCTGCGGGGTCGCGGCGATCCGTCGCGACCGGGAGCTCCGCGCCCTCGTGCTCGAGACCGAACGCGTCGAACGGCTCACCGCGGGCTGA
- a CDS encoding Fur family transcriptional regulator, whose translation MVSPASHPEADAATLIRGAGLRVTDSRRAVVDALRAQPHSSADAVFQRVAASVPQTSLQSVYNALGDFADAGLVRRIEPAGRPGLFELRVDDNHHHLVCTGCGAVEDVDCSVGHAPCLTPSDAHGFAIHTAEVTYWGLCADCATTQTATPQTTPEQTTEAPEEGSP comes from the coding sequence ATGGTCTCGCCCGCGTCGCATCCCGAAGCGGATGCCGCGACCCTGATCCGCGGTGCGGGACTCCGCGTCACCGATTCTCGACGCGCCGTCGTCGACGCCCTGCGCGCGCAGCCGCACTCGAGCGCGGACGCCGTGTTCCAGCGGGTCGCAGCGTCGGTTCCGCAGACGAGCCTGCAGTCCGTCTACAACGCCCTCGGCGACTTCGCCGACGCGGGACTCGTCCGGCGCATCGAGCCGGCCGGACGCCCGGGACTGTTCGAGCTGCGCGTCGACGACAACCACCACCATCTCGTCTGCACGGGGTGCGGCGCGGTCGAGGATGTCGATTGCAGCGTCGGCCACGCTCCGTGCCTGACGCCGTCCGATGCGCACGGATTCGCCATCCACACCGCCGAAGTCACCTACTGGGGCCTCTGCGCCGATTGTGCGACGACGCAGACCGCGACCCCACAGACCACACCTGAACAGACCACAGAAGCCCCTGAGGAAGGAAGTCCATGA
- a CDS encoding MoxR family ATPase — MTDTPPSAPRLDDTELRDAMNRVRIEVGKAVIGQDGTVTGLLIALLAGGHVLLEGVPGVAKTLLVRSFSTALGLDTKRIQFTPDLMPGDVSGSLVYDAKTGEFEFRDGPVFTNILLADEINRTPPKTQAALLEAMEERQVSTDGVSRPLPHPFLVAATQNPIEHEGTYTLPEAQLDRFLLKLIVGMPARDAELAVLRRHAEGFDPRDLAGAGLTAVATADELRAAQAAAASVSVSDDVLGYVVDLARATRESPSVQLGVSPRAATALLAAAKAWAWLGGYPAITPDHVQTMLVPAWRHRIRLRPDAELEGVSVDAVLASVVQQTRVPI; from the coding sequence ATGACCGACACTCCGCCCAGCGCTCCGCGCCTCGACGACACGGAGCTCCGCGACGCGATGAACCGGGTCCGCATCGAGGTCGGCAAGGCCGTCATCGGTCAGGACGGTACCGTGACGGGTCTTCTCATCGCCCTGCTCGCGGGTGGACACGTGCTCCTCGAGGGGGTTCCCGGCGTCGCGAAGACCCTGCTCGTCCGCTCCTTCTCGACGGCGCTCGGGCTCGACACGAAGCGGATCCAGTTCACCCCCGACCTCATGCCGGGCGACGTTTCGGGATCGCTCGTCTACGACGCCAAGACGGGCGAGTTCGAGTTCCGCGACGGTCCGGTGTTCACCAACATCCTTCTCGCCGACGAGATCAACCGGACGCCGCCCAAGACCCAGGCCGCGCTCCTGGAGGCGATGGAGGAACGTCAGGTGTCGACCGACGGCGTGTCCCGGCCGCTCCCCCACCCGTTCCTCGTCGCGGCGACGCAGAACCCCATCGAGCACGAGGGCACGTACACGCTTCCCGAGGCGCAACTCGACCGGTTCCTCCTCAAGCTCATCGTGGGCATGCCCGCTCGCGACGCCGAGCTCGCGGTGCTCCGCCGTCACGCGGAGGGCTTCGACCCTCGAGATCTCGCGGGCGCGGGGCTCACGGCCGTCGCGACGGCGGACGAGCTGCGGGCGGCCCAGGCTGCCGCGGCATCCGTCTCGGTGTCGGACGACGTCCTCGGGTACGTCGTCGACCTCGCGAGGGCCACGCGAGAGAGCCCGTCGGTCCAGCTGGGAGTGTCTCCTCGCGCCGCGACGGCACTCCTCGCCGCGGCGAAGGCGTGGGCGTGGCTGGGCGGCTATCCGGCCATCACCCCCGACCACGTGCAGACGATGCTCGTCCCCGCCTGGCGCCACCGGATCCGGCTGCGGCCCGACGCCGAGCTCGAGGGTGTCTCCGTCGACGCCGTCCTCGCGTCGGTCGTGCAGCAGACCCGCGTTCCCATCTGA
- a CDS encoding stage II sporulation protein M — translation MDLDALTAARRDEWARLDQLSRARRLSGAEADELVTRYQSASADLADLKTSAGRTPEGDHVSTILARARLRLTGAPENVLRQIPRFFVLQLPAALYRVRWTTLVIALSFIAVATLVAFWISGDPALIATLGPQAQLEYYAEEQFTGYYSENPAAIFAGTVWTNNAWIAAQCVLFGITGFWPLMVLVQNAVGIGTSAAVMLAFDRGDVFLLFILPHGLLELTCIFVAGAAGLQIFWALVAPGARSRGEALAAAGRSLGTIAIGLVFALALAGLVEGFVTPQSWPAAVKIALGAAALGVFLFYMLVVGRRAYRQGETGDLTEYEAGTPTLVAG, via the coding sequence ATGGATCTCGACGCCCTCACCGCCGCACGACGCGACGAGTGGGCTCGGCTCGATCAGCTCAGCAGGGCGCGCCGGCTCTCGGGGGCCGAGGCCGACGAACTCGTGACGCGCTACCAGTCCGCGTCGGCCGACCTCGCCGATCTCAAGACGTCGGCGGGGAGGACGCCAGAGGGCGACCACGTCTCGACGATCCTCGCGCGGGCCCGTCTTCGACTGACGGGCGCCCCCGAGAACGTGCTCCGCCAGATCCCGCGCTTCTTCGTGCTGCAGCTTCCCGCGGCGCTCTACCGCGTGCGGTGGACGACCCTCGTCATCGCGCTCTCGTTCATCGCGGTCGCGACGCTCGTCGCCTTCTGGATTTCGGGCGACCCCGCCCTCATCGCGACGCTCGGCCCCCAGGCGCAGCTCGAGTACTACGCCGAGGAGCAGTTCACGGGCTACTACAGCGAGAATCCGGCTGCCATCTTCGCCGGGACGGTGTGGACGAACAACGCCTGGATCGCGGCGCAGTGCGTGCTCTTCGGCATCACGGGATTCTGGCCGCTCATGGTGCTGGTGCAGAACGCCGTCGGAATCGGAACTTCGGCCGCGGTCATGCTCGCTTTCGACCGCGGCGACGTCTTCCTTCTTTTCATCCTTCCGCACGGCCTCCTCGAGCTCACGTGCATCTTCGTCGCGGGCGCTGCGGGTCTGCAGATCTTCTGGGCTCTCGTCGCGCCGGGCGCGCGTTCACGCGGCGAAGCGCTCGCCGCCGCCGGAAGGTCCCTCGGCACGATCGCGATCGGGCTCGTCTTCGCGCTCGCCCTCGCGGGGCTCGTCGAGGGCTTCGTGACTCCCCAGTCGTGGCCCGCTGCTGTCAAGATCGCGCTCGGTGCCGCGGCCCTCGGGGTCTTCCTCTTCTACATGCTCGTGGTGGGCCGTCGTGCCTATCGCCAGGGTGAGACGGGCGATCTCACGGAGTACGAGGCGGGAACGCCAACCCTCGTCGCGGGGTAG
- a CDS encoding DUF58 domain-containing protein — protein MFLTARTPVLVALGVVPVIALSVAGGDPWLVAAAWIALCVILALTDAAAAPGARQVTVERTIPRRVLLGQNVATTVRLRNGGRRRIRGVVRDAWQPTAGAPATRYTVDIPPGESRAVTVPLLPRRRGELRSAFVALRTRGPLGLAGRQSRLDAPGALRVLPPFTSRRHLPSRLARLRELDGSTSVQVRGQGTEFDSLREYVRGDDVRSIDWRATARSSHTMIRTWRPERDRHVVIVIDTGRTAAARVGDGVRLDAAMEAALLLSALASRAGDHVHLVMFDRTTRARVTRVDGPGLLPALVDAMAPVEPQLIDTDWDAAFAHVRTLTSRPSLVVLLTAQDAVDASRGFLGSLPAVTARAHVLVGTVTDEPLPSVERPDATDVYREAAAERTAREAARVASAVARAGAEAITDTPESLPPRIADRYLALKAAGRL, from the coding sequence ATGTTCCTCACCGCTCGTACCCCCGTTCTCGTCGCCCTCGGCGTCGTGCCCGTCATCGCACTCTCGGTGGCGGGCGGGGATCCGTGGCTCGTCGCCGCGGCCTGGATCGCGCTGTGCGTCATCCTCGCGCTGACGGATGCCGCGGCGGCCCCCGGCGCACGCCAGGTCACGGTCGAGCGCACGATTCCGCGGAGGGTGCTGCTCGGTCAGAACGTCGCCACGACGGTGCGGCTGCGCAATGGCGGTCGCCGCCGCATCCGCGGTGTGGTCCGAGACGCGTGGCAGCCGACGGCAGGGGCGCCCGCCACGCGGTACACCGTCGACATCCCTCCCGGTGAGAGCCGCGCGGTGACGGTCCCCCTGCTTCCCCGACGTCGCGGCGAACTCAGGTCGGCGTTCGTCGCCCTGCGCACGCGTGGCCCGCTGGGGCTCGCCGGACGCCAGTCCCGCCTCGACGCTCCCGGCGCGCTCCGGGTCCTCCCTCCCTTCACGTCGCGGCGCCACCTTCCTTCGCGGCTCGCGCGGCTTCGCGAGCTCGACGGATCGACGAGCGTGCAGGTCCGCGGCCAGGGGACGGAGTTCGACAGTCTTCGCGAGTACGTGCGCGGCGACGACGTGCGCTCGATCGATTGGCGCGCGACGGCACGGTCGTCCCACACCATGATCCGCACGTGGCGGCCCGAGCGGGATCGGCACGTCGTGATCGTCATCGACACGGGGCGCACCGCCGCCGCACGCGTCGGTGACGGCGTCCGACTCGACGCCGCGATGGAAGCTGCTCTCCTCCTGTCGGCCCTCGCGAGCCGCGCGGGCGATCATGTCCACCTCGTCATGTTCGATCGGACGACGCGGGCCCGCGTGACACGCGTCGACGGACCGGGTCTCCTGCCCGCCCTCGTCGATGCGATGGCTCCCGTCGAGCCGCAGCTCATCGACACCGATTGGGATGCCGCCTTCGCCCACGTGCGCACGCTCACATCGCGACCGTCTCTCGTGGTCCTCCTGACGGCGCAGGACGCCGTCGATGCCTCCCGCGGTTTCCTCGGATCACTCCCCGCCGTCACCGCCCGCGCGCACGTTCTCGTGGGGACCGTGACCGACGAGCCGCTCCCGTCCGTCGAGCGCCCCGACGCGACCGATGTCTACCGCGAAGCGGCCGCCGAGCGGACGGCGCGCGAGGCCGCTCGCGTCGCGTCGGCCGTCGCACGCGCGGGAGCCGAGGCCATCACCGACACACCCGAGTCGCTCCCGCCGCGGATCGCCGACCGCTATCTCGCGCTCAAAGCCGCGGGAAGGCTCTGA
- a CDS encoding DUF5719 family protein codes for MSDRRVFRWATTSARVLVGTVVAAASVVGVVTAISIPWPTLTREPVSIEATPAPAASTVSCDGGLLVQARDLDAAGAIEVAAVQTVTSGVLPGAPEPVTAQLAASDVASGLGPLAFTAEPGPSGRTDLAASGSAVAAFDDLVGFAASVCRPPLMESWLVAGSGATGAADFVILTNPGTVAATVQLTVYGASGPQVPPGGADIVVAAGSQRVVSIAGLARGEESPVIRINSRGAPVQAAVQSSISRVLEPGGVDQASAIAASDTTQRILGIVVGDDDDASDGSPTLIRLLSATADAQATVTVRGVGESADAVSPLTVPLVAGVPTELALETLSPGDYILDITATAPVVAAAWHTTGFGAGVDFAWHTPSPEIDVPTLFAVPGGPEATMTLENTGDVEATGTVSRRDGSAIVDFTLRPGESTSFSLTRREVYLLDGGGAPLRAAVTMAAPDQLAAFAVWPADAAAPAVTVFP; via the coding sequence TTGAGCGATCGCAGAGTGTTCCGGTGGGCGACCACGAGCGCCCGTGTGCTCGTGGGGACGGTCGTCGCCGCGGCATCCGTCGTCGGTGTCGTCACCGCGATCTCGATCCCCTGGCCGACGTTGACACGGGAGCCGGTCTCCATCGAGGCGACGCCCGCGCCCGCCGCGAGCACCGTCTCGTGCGACGGCGGCTTGCTCGTCCAGGCACGCGACCTCGACGCCGCGGGCGCCATCGAGGTCGCCGCCGTCCAGACGGTCACCTCGGGCGTTCTCCCCGGTGCACCGGAGCCCGTGACGGCCCAGCTCGCCGCTTCCGACGTCGCGAGCGGTCTCGGCCCCCTCGCGTTCACCGCCGAGCCCGGGCCGAGCGGCCGCACCGACCTCGCGGCATCCGGGTCCGCCGTCGCGGCCTTCGACGACCTCGTCGGTTTCGCCGCGTCGGTCTGCCGTCCTCCGCTCATGGAGTCGTGGCTCGTCGCAGGGTCCGGCGCGACGGGGGCCGCCGACTTCGTGATCCTCACCAACCCCGGAACCGTTGCGGCGACCGTCCAGCTCACCGTCTACGGTGCGTCAGGCCCGCAGGTCCCTCCCGGCGGCGCGGACATCGTCGTCGCAGCGGGTTCCCAGCGCGTCGTGTCGATCGCCGGCCTCGCACGGGGAGAGGAGAGCCCCGTCATCCGGATCAATTCCCGCGGGGCACCCGTACAGGCCGCCGTGCAGTCGAGCATCTCGCGCGTCCTCGAACCGGGCGGTGTCGACCAGGCGAGCGCAATCGCGGCGTCCGACACGACGCAGCGGATCCTCGGCATCGTCGTGGGGGACGACGACGACGCCTCCGACGGATCGCCGACGCTCATCCGGCTCCTCTCCGCCACCGCCGATGCGCAAGCGACCGTGACGGTGCGTGGCGTCGGCGAGTCGGCTGACGCGGTGTCGCCCCTCACCGTGCCGCTCGTGGCGGGTGTTCCGACGGAGCTCGCGCTCGAAACGTTGAGCCCTGGTGACTACATCCTCGACATCACCGCGACGGCGCCGGTCGTCGCGGCGGCCTGGCACACGACGGGCTTCGGTGCGGGTGTCGACTTCGCGTGGCATACGCCGTCTCCGGAAATCGACGTGCCGACGCTGTTCGCCGTCCCGGGCGGCCCCGAAGCCACGATGACGCTCGAGAACACGGGCGATGTCGAGGCGACCGGCACCGTCTCGCGGCGCGACGGATCCGCCATCGTCGATTTCACGCTGCGTCCCGGCGAGAGCACGTCGTTCTCCCTCACCCGACGCGAGGTGTATCTGCTCGACGGCGGTGGGGCCCCGTTGCGGGCGGCGGTCACGATGGCGGCGCCCGACCAGTTGGCGGCCTTCGCCGTGTGGCCCGCGGATGCTGCGGCGCCCGCCGTCACCGTCTTCCCGTAG